A segment of the Orcinus orca chromosome 4, mOrcOrc1.1, whole genome shotgun sequence genome:
TGGCATATTTTGACCCCCTTCAAGTATAATAGTTGGGAAAACACATTCTATCCTAGTAAGACTATTCTATTTAATATAGACTATAATacgactatatatatatatatatatatatatatatatatatatatatatatattcagatatagTCATGGCTGGAGGCATGAACAGGCAGGGCTATGTAAGTATTTATCCCTTCAGCTGCCCCCACTTTGAAACCCAGCAAGCTACCTCTCCTTTGTTTCTTgcagtaatttaatttttaatacaatttttaaaggttactttccatttagttatttcaaaatattggctctattccccatgttgtacaacacatccttgagcctgtctcaccctcagtagtttgtacctcttattcccTCACCTGTATCACCCTCCTGccccaactggtaaccactagtttgttctctatatctgtgagtctcccAGCAAGCTACCTCTCTGTACAACATACCttctaatttgttttctttgcatgCTGAACCTGTGATTACTTTATTGATCTACAAATAGGCCCCTCACTGTACACCCTCTATAGCGATGAGGATTGGTTATAGCCATGTCAAGGTCACAACATGGAATTCTACCTGTATTCATAACACAATGCCTCTAGCGAATAAAccaatgattgatttgcatttgcagATTATTATATGTTTTTCCGTTTTGGTTTTTCTGTCTGACAGCGGCAGCGTGCAGGGTCAAAGACAGCCGGCCCCCCATGTCAGTGGTCTAGGATGGCAAGTGAAGCCACCAACATCCCAAGTCCTGTGGTGCGCCAGATTGACAAGCAGTTTCTGATTTGCAGTATATGCCTGGAAAGGTACAAGAATCCCAAGGTTCTCCCCTGTCTGCACACTTTCTGCGAGAGGTAAGCCTCCTCTGTGCTCAGAGAAGGGGGTTTCACAGACTGACCTCCTACAACCTGCCAAGGGGTTCTTTCCAGAATTCTACAGTTACCTATGGGAGACAATAAATCTTTTGTCCTTCTGATAGACATCTAGAAACGCAATCATGAGTTGCCAAGAATGTACTTTATTTCAAAGAACTATTATAAGCGGGAGAAAGCAATCCAATAGCTACTGATTTATTTCCACAGGAGATggaacattaaatattttaagattcaaaaacttttaaaattttcccattGTTCTTTGTGAAACAGTTTTTGCCAACCATAGATCCCTCATGGTGGAGCTTTGGTGATGGCCAATTAAAAAGCTATCATTTTCAGGACTTTCCTGgctgtccattggttaagacttggtcttccaatgcagggggtgccggttcgatccctggttggggagctaagatcccacatgccttgtggccaaaaaaccaaacataaaacagaagcaatattgtaacaaattcaataaagactttaaaaaatggtccacatcaaaaaaatcgtaaaaaaaaaaccctatcatTTTCTCCCATATAACAAATCAGGTAAAATACCTACATATATGAGGGCTTAGTTGAAAAGAGGGGGCTTTCTTCCACAGGTATTTCAGAAGACACACACTAATGGTGTATTTGAACATTATGATGTTtcggataaagaaaaaaaactatatacatTAAGTGATTATAAATTACCTGAATATACAGTTTGCTACATATGAaaacacacttctttttttttttgtaaactaaaattatttttattattattatttttaatttatttatttttgaaaacacttctttttaaaaaatttcttgaaTAGTTTTTTACATTAATCAgttttcaaaacatatttttaccTTCTCGTTCAACTTACCCCATCAGCAATTAagcattaaaaaatgttattggggacttccctggtggcgcagtggttgagagtccgcctgctgatgcaggggacacgcgttcgtgccccggtccgggaagatcccacatgctgcggagcggctgggcccgtgagccatggccgctgagcctgcgcgtccggagcctgtgctctgcaacgggagaggccacaagagtgagaggcccgcgtactgcaaaaaaaaaaaaaaaaaaaatgttgttggTAATTAGTTTATCTGTGGTCTAATTTTAGTATTTCCCTAGTaagtttacatatttttcttaaagacaaATATGTTAATTATGTTTTATAGCAGTTTATTaagtacattttcatttattaatacaTAGTTAAAACTTTTTACCTCCTATCATAGAACAGGAAATTGGTATTTCCGATGACTTCAAATCAATGGTAATTATATTTACCAACCAGTTTAAGGTACATTTGTTATCTCATTGAACGTTCTTTGAGTTGATTTACCTTGGAAGGTCTCAACTGCAACAGAATAACTACATCTTTGgtggtgatggatggatggagaaggTGGATTTGTTACTGGTGGTTGTGGTgtcttgtttgttttgctttctttgttttgggttgttgtggggctgtgtgtgtgtgtgcacagttttttgtttgttttaagtggTGGTATATAGGGCACTGATACTTTgtactttattcataattttatacCTTGGCTTAAGtactttaaaattcatattcCAAAATGGCGAAATggagagtgatttttttccccctcactcaATGGATGTAGCTAAAGCATGACCACCAGCTTTAACTGTCCATGGGTCCCTGGGCTCACATGGTAAGGGCATTACTTGAGAGGAAGCAGTCGACATAGCTGGGCACTCTTTAAACATGATGCTGAGAGCTAAGCTTGAGCTTAGCAGGGCGGCCCCATTCCCCAATGTTCAGTGTCTCGTCAGGCTGTTTTTGGCTCCCGTTTCCTTGCTCTTGCAGGTGAGAAGCAGCCCTTCCGGGCTGCCTGGGGTTGGCCTCCTGCCCTCTCAATTAGGTCTAGCCCACGCCACTTCCACTCCCCATCCAGTAGCTACTGCTGGAGATTTTCCGGATCCCACCATGGCCAGTCCCTAGGGAATGCTATGTGTTGAAATTGTTTTAGCATCGTGCACATTGAACTGATTTCCTTTGGAAGGTGCTGGCAACTTTCCCTAAGATGGGAAAATTTGGTTTATGTGGAGACAAAACTTCACAGCTTGTCATGGAGAGAGACCCAGGACCCCTTACCTCCATCTCCTGCTGGGCACAAACACCGGCTGCTCAGTGGACAGCCGCTCTCTTACTCTCATTTGTTCTAAAATGCCATCAGTGGGGCTTGGAGGACACAGACACAGTCCCTGGCCTTATGAAGCTTCCAGCCAAGTGCAGGAGCCAGTTATTAAACACCTATTCACTCAGATTAATGAGATTAAACCAGTGACAAGGGCCATATACCAGAAGTACACAGGCAACCATGTAATAGGGGAATTTGCTCTAATCGGGGAAGGCTTCCCTGCAGAAGTGATGAATAGGCAGAAATCCCAAGGAGGAGGAAAAATTAATTTAGCAAAGGGGAGTgagcagaagaaaagaatttcAGGTATGTGCAAAGGTGTAGAGTGAAAGGGAATATAACACTTTGGAAGAACTTAGATAGGCCCAAATGTGCAGCAGATGaggggaaaagacagaaaataaataggtCCAGATCATATAGGTGGTAATCCGTATTACCACACATGGATTCTTGTCTTCATTGTAAGAACAGTGGAAGCCATGGAAGGGTTTCATCTTAGATGTGAGGGGGAGGAGATTTAAGTGGTCGGCTTTGCATTTGGGAAAGGTCACTCTGGTTGCAGTATGGAGAAGGGTGAGGGGGGTACAAGGTGGATGGCATTATACCAGGGGCAGGGCGACCGCAGACATCTAAGCAAGGGTGTCTTCATACAGATGAAGAGACCTGGGGAGGCTGGAACCATACTGAGGAATTTCCAGGCTTTGGTGAAGGGTTGCATGTGGACAGTGAAGACCAGTATGGGAATTACTGTTTTTAGAATGACTCATACTTCTGGTTTGCTTAGATGAAGGGATGGAGGTGCAGTTCACTGATGGGTGGACACAGCGTGTGGGAATATCGTGGGTTTGGTTTTGAACATGTTGAGTTTTAGGACCTGTGAGACCTCTAAGAGGAGATGTCAAGAGAGCAGTTGGTGTACAGTTATGGGGCTCAGAGGAGGCATCCATGGGAAGAAACATAAATATGAGAGTGTTATGCTTATCGTGCATTATAATATAATACCCCAGGGAAAGAAGAGGGCTTACGATAAGCCTTGATTAACTCCAAACTATATTGACTCAGTAGAAAAGAGAGCAGGCAGAAGGAGAACGAGGTGAGTGTGGTATCGGAAACCAAGGAAAGATAAAGTTTCATaaaaaggaggggtggggaggcagtGCTCAAGCTTGATGAATGACAGAATCAAAAAATGTGTATTAGATTTAGATGTTGCTAGTGAGTGACCTTAGCAAAAGCTGTTTCATCTCTGGTATTGATTCAGTGCTATCAACTGTGTGACATAGGGAAGGTCATTTAACCTCCTTGatgtcagtttccccatctgcaaaataagaGAAATGGGGCGAAATCAGAGGTTTTCAAATTTGTTGGAGAAACTGGGAAACGTTGTAGTGATGTCGAGCTTAGATTCTGGTGCCAAATTGCCTGCGTTTGAGCAACCACTCTGTCTCTGACGGCCTAAGtcccttgggcaagtaacttaccctctctctgcctgtctttcCTCATACATTTAAAAGTGATCACAGGATTACTGGAAGTAAAGTTGACCCCCgaacaacataggtttgaactgcatgggtttACTCATATGCGGATTCTTTTCAGTAGTCAGTATTACAGGATGACAAGatctgcggttggttgaatctgcaggtgTAGAACCCCGGATGTGGAGGAACTGGGTAATTGGAGGGCTGGCTCTGAGTTACACGGGGATCTTCGGATTTTCCACTGCACCAAGGGTCGGCGCCCCTAACTCGCGCGTTgtgcaagggtcaactgtattagcCAGACATTTCGCTAATTAAACGAATTAAGTTGATGGCTCTTAAGGAGAGGCTCTTAAGAAGAGATGGTGTTGGTGGGACTCTGGGTGTCCCGTCCCTGTTTCAAACAAACATTTCCACTTCGATGTGTTTTTAACATCTGAAATCTGCTTATGATTTTGTATGTAAAAAGAGTTTCAGCGCTAACAGAAAAATTGTGACATGTTTCTTCCAATTTGTGTAAAAGTCCACAAATTCGTGAACGCCATACTAGGTATCAGTGCTTCTCAATCTTAAATGTGCATACACATCGCCTGGGAATCTGATTCATCAGGCCTGGAGTGGGTCCTGCAAGTCTGCGTTTCTTCCAAGCTCCCCGTTGAGGCCAGTGATGCGCacctgtggaccacactttgccTGTGTGGCAAAGCTCGAGGAAACAGTACCAAAGTCAATGAGATTATCTGATCAGTTGACTGGTGCAATGTGAGGTGACCTATTGACTTCAGAACTAATCTTTTCCTAGTGAAGGAGACCACAACGGAAGTTATGCAAAGTAGCCCTGTAGTCACCGAGACCCTGTCTGGTAGCCCCTGCAGGAGCCCCACTGTGCTGACCGCCCCGCTTCTGTTTCTGCGACAGGTGCCTGCAGAACTACATTCCCGCCCACAGTCTAACCCTCTCCTGCCCCGTGTGCCGCCAGACCTCCATCCTGCCCGAGAAGGGGGTGGCCGCGCTCCAGAACAACTTCTTCATCACAAACCTGATGGACGTGCTGCAGCGAACTCCAGGCAGCAATGCTGAGGAGTCCTCCATCCTGGAGACAGTCACCGCTGTGGCTGCGGGGAAGCCTCTCTCTTGCCCAAACCACGATGGGAATGTAAGTGAGCGGATGGCAGGCACTGCCTGGGCCGAGGGGCTGCTTGATTTGGGGAGGCTTTGGTCAATCAGAGGGTATATACACTGAAACAGAACTCCACCTGGAAAATGAGTGATTGAAAACACTTTTTACCTGTCCTCAGACTATTTTGCCTGCTTCCTTTCTCTGAcccaatttatttaaataataagatcAGTCTTCATTGTGCCGACTTAGCACAAATTGGTTTCCCCAGGAGAGCAAACCGACAACTGTTTGTAAGCTGGGCATACTTTGACCCACAAACATCTGTGTAATAAATTATGGAGAAAGATTTAATAGTAGATAAGTTCTGCAAAGTGAGAAtgattattaaaatgttatttacagtgttttatttttcttgtgaggGAAATTTTCCTCATGCTCCATTAGACCCTATTCCTTAATCATAAATACTCTGAAGTTATGTGAATCCCTGATCAGAGATTATATAGCCTGTAGATCCCAAACATACTTCCTGCTGCCAGCAAACACAGTAACCATCATACACTCTGGAGGACCGGTGTGTACCATCAAACGATGGATTCACGGCAGCTGTGTAGCCTGAAGAGGCAGCATTGCATAGCAGCTCACTgccagctttggagtcagactgcctgatTCAAATCCTGCTCCTCAAACTCATTTCCTGTGTCAGCTTTGGGAAATGTACTACATTCTCTGTCTcgcttcctcatctgcagaaaGAAAGTAATAACAGTCTCCCCTACAGGATTATTTggagaattaaatattttagtcATAGAAAGCATACCGTAAGCTCtctataaatattagctattaacaTGATTTCTAATTAatggcttatttcattttttctttatgtagtgGCCACTTCAAAAGTGTTTGAAACTGCTATAATCAAACCACTGAAGTAACATGAGGTTCCTAGGGCAAAGCAATAATTATTAGCCGTAACTAATAACTGTTGGTCTACCTCTCGTAGACCCACTGTGCTGCAGCCTCACTGGCCTCCTCGAACTTGCCAAGTGGTTTCCCACCTTGGGCCCTGGCTGCTGTCTGTTCCTCATGCCTGGAACGCTCTTCGTTCCCTATTTATGTGGCCAGCTCATTCTCATCCTCCATGTCTCAGCTCAAATTTCTATACCAGGCAGTCCTCTCTAGCTCACTCTCTAGGGCAGAACGCCTCTGACACCCGGTTTCCCACCATCATACCATGTCTTCATTCCCTTCATGACATTTGCCGTGTTCTGCCTGCCTCCAGCTGTGTATCTGCTGGCTTTCCTTGTAGAAAGTGAGCTCCAAGAGGGAGGGACCATGTTCATCATTATACCCCAGCACTCGGCACAGCATCTTACACATGGAAGTGTACATATAAACAGAGACCAACCAAATGAGGAATAGCAAAGGCTATTTACTCAGCACTTGCTGTAACAAGGAGTCAGACCATCACTTGTGTTTTGTCAGAGACTCAAAGTCAGGCAGAGGAGCTGGGAAAGCTCTGTAGTGGAAAAAAGGGGAGGCTTCAGCTGTGCCCTGATTGGGAGTGGTTGGCATGGGGAAGCTGGGGGCCAACTAATTAGAAGGGGGACATCCTACGTGACTGCTTAGGGGTGCAGATTTGGCTTTCTCTGCTTGGTCCTAAGTCGGAAGAGGGACAAAAATTATAGAAGCTGTTAATTATCAAGTCCTAGCCATTTGGGGTCAATTGGTACAGAAGTTATTGTTTAGCTTTTTGGATTGTTAACAGAGATTGCAGCCTGACTTATAGCAGGCTGGCTTCCTGGTTTGTTTCATTGTGGATAAGGGGGTTGGTTTCTTGGGCAAGTTGTGGGtcagagttttatttttgtatggtcCGTGTGCATTTTTATATTCAGTCTCTCAGAAGTCAgtagtacatatttttaaacaaatggccAGACACCGTGCTAGGCTTCTCACACACCACTCTGTGTAAATTGGTACTGgttaccttcattttatagataaagaaactgagacttgaacAGTTTAAGTAACACAGCTAGTTGACACATCATGAAAGCTAGACCAGGAGGAAATAGCATCCTGAGCGATTTACTAGCCAAAACAAGAGAGACATCGTGGATTACATATCCTTAATTATTTAATCGAAAGCACACCAGGCTATTGATAACTGTAGATTTTCTGCACACTGTACTCCAAGGGAGAGTTACCATGTAAGTTTTGCAAAAGGAACTTTAAAGCGTGCCCTCTTACGACCGCTTCTCACACTGGCTCTTAATGAATGCTAAGGCTGTCTCCTTCTGGGGCTCACATTCTAAATACTAGTCTGGGAAGACATTTCCATCAGGTACCTGAGTCCCCTTCAAGAGTAGTCCAGGTAGGGCTCTCTGGACATCTGACTTGATAGGGGAGTAAAGTTTTAGAAACTTTAGGAGATCTACTATAGACACTGGTCCAAATTTGGGGTGTAAAGGACAATCGTGTGGAATGAGAAATAATGGCAACTGAAAAGATTACATCAATAAGTAAAGGCAAGAGTGTCGTGGAATTCAGGAATGAGCTTGCAGCTCAGCACAGCTAGAGCATGGAGATGCCCCAGTGGTGATGGGAGCATAGGTGGGCTGGAGAATACAGGATGAGTCTAGAAAGATAGAGGGGAGAAATTGTGACGAGCTAAGAATGTCATCGAGGAAAGGTTTGACCTAAATTCCATAAGCAGTGGAGAAGCATTAAAACCTTTTAAACAGGAGATGGGTATGTTAATGGCATTGTGGAGAAATAGCGCAGCAGAGACTGGAGGCTGCACCACCAATTGAGTTTAGTATTGAGTTGTCCAAATGCGAGATGATAAGGGGTAGAACAAGAAAAGCATCAATGGACTTGGAGAAGGAAGGAtgaatttcagagaaaagagTATTCTTTCACTTGAGAATCTGCCTCCCACTAATAAAAAGGCATATACTAAAATCTGGTCAACTAAGCTATTAAGATTGTGAGAATTTGAGCCATTCAAATTGATCATAtaataggtaatttttaaaaaatcactgtatTTTTCCATTGTGTAGACCAAGTTCCTGCACCACAATGCAATAAAATTACACTAGTAACATATGTTACAGAGGAAACcccaaatcttttttaaaagtttataattgtttaatcaaagaaaaaatagcaaaattgGACTATTTACAAAATGTTGAAAGTGTAAGCTTTATCTATTAAATGTATAAGATAAAGTCATTATCTATACTCAGGAAATTTCAtatgtttaagtattttatttaaaaagagttCATTTCAAGAAGTtaggaaaagaacattaaaataaatatatggcacacgaaaaaaagaaaatagtaaagataACCTTGGAGAGTGTGAAAGTAATGAAACAATTGTGTTGATGAATAAATCCAAGAGCtgaattttttttagttaatgAAATAATCTGACATCTGATAAAGCACCAAagggtaaatataaataaatcaaattggGACGAATAAAGAGATATCTGTAtagataaaaagattttaaaattagtagATCAATTCTCTGTGCTAAAGGCTAATATAGTGAAAGTTTGAATGAAGTGGATGATTATCTAggaaactacaaatgatcaagAAAACCCAAATAGACCTATAATCTTGAAGAAAACTGGTGAAAGTTCATTTAAAACTGAATGCCTTCAAACCTGTATAAAACAGATATGATTCATAGTATTTATACTGCTGGATCATAAGAAAAGATAGGAAGCTACCAAATTCACCTATGATATACTCATTAACTCTGACACCAAAATCTAGTGAAGacagaacaagaagaaaactaTGAATCATTCAGTTTATGAAAGTAGCtgtaaaattcttatttaaaataccTGAGCAGGGACTTCctcggtggtccagtgggtgggaCTTCGCTCTCCCAATgtaggggacccgggttcgatccctgatcggcaAACTAGATCCCCCGTGAATACCGAAACTAGGAGTCCGCATTCCGCAAAGAAGATCCCGCGTGCTTCAAGGAAGACACggcgcggccaaaataaataaatatttttttaaaaaaataagtaaataaaataaaataccccaGCAAACTTTTACCGTGTAAGAGCACTTACTTACTAAGAAAAATACTGAatatcacaaaagaaaatgagcctAGAACTTGAAAAATTCACAGGAGATCTATAAACAGTTAATAATcataggagaaaataaatgttaagctTCACAAAGGATTCCTAAAGATGTTTTTCCTGAGAATGCCTGAGGAATAGAGACCCTTGGATGCCATAGGCTGCTAAGGAGAAACAGTCACAGAGATGCTAATTCCAGCAAAGGTAAAGAAGCCTTTAGGTTGAAACGTTCCCTGTTTCTCTACCAAACATATCACAtcaaatcacattaaaaattaactctaaagAATTGGATCCTCCTGGAGGTGAATGAAgctatttaaagtgtgttttgaGCACCTTTTCTATGCTGGGTCATTATGAGTCTTTGGAATCATAAAACGTATAAACTAGCAAGAGGCCTTGGGAAATTTACCGCGTGTCTTGAATCATTCTATTGTTCCACCATAGATTGTAGGAGTTCTCTGCTGATGCTCTGAAACAGGGGTCCTCACTGCATATTCAAGTCAAATGCATGCAATATTACAGATAAATGGCTGCGGTTAATTGCCATGggtaaatctttaaaaacaattcaaatgatTCAATAAAATCGGGTAATTAACAATGAAGCAGGATGTTGCCCTCATAAACTGCCTGGTGCTGATTAGCACATGTGGATGAACGCCTGTCATTTACTTTAAGTGCTGTGACACTATCTGTCTTCTAATTAAACTGCCATGGCTGCATTGTTCAAATAcaaagtaaaatgggaataatggttAGTGGTTTAAGAGGTTCTTTGCACTTAAAGCAGACATGCCTCAAAGTCCCAGAACACAAATGATCCTTAAGCCCTGTTGTTGCTGGCTTAGGTGCCTTTCTAACAAGCATGTTAAGAGGTGCAAAGGAGAGATCCTCATTAAGAATGCCCTGCCACTAATCAGCCCCCACTTCCAGAATCCTggccgggggtgggtgggtggtggtggtggtggctacAAGGCCCTGACCATCCTTTTCAGCACGTTATTATGCATATGGTCCTGCCATCTCCTCTTCTAATGAACACAAATGGTGACTACCTGTCAACAACAACAAGCTCATCCTGGGCTCTGGCCCACCCACCCTTGGGAGCACCAGTGTCCTCTCACCCAAGATGGATGAGTTCAACTGAGTTGCTCACCtcccacaatgaagtctcagctTGAGTCAAAGCTGTCAGAACCTGAGCACAAGCATTAGACAATGACTAGTTGTAGACGCTTCAAAATGATTTCAGGGCCTTTACTTCCCAAGAAACATGCAAGATACAGAACCAGGGACAACTACCCAGGTCTGTTGCTATCTCTTCAAAGATGCAATCAGTTTCTTAAAATGGAGGTTAAAATCACTTGACGTAAAACTCAACATTTTAacccctttaaagtgtacaattcaatggcttttagcaTATTTAAAAGGTTGTCCAAACATCACCACTACCTAATTCCAGAAGTTTTTCATTATCCCCCAAAGAAACTCCATACCTGTTAAGCAGCCATTCCTCATCCCCTCCCCGACACCCCaacccctggcacccaccagcctgctttctgtttctaaggatttgtccattgtggacatttgatataaatggaatTCTACAATATGTGggcttttgagtctggcttctatcgcttagcataatattttcaaggttcatctatattGCAGTgtatatcagaacttcattcctctTGTATGGCTAAATAttataccataatttgtttatccattcatgagttgatggatatttgggttgtttccacttttgggctattataaataatgctgctatgaacattcatgtacagtttttgtgtggacatacgttttcagttctcttgggtagatacctaggagagtggaattgctgggtcatatggtaatgtTTAACCTTTGAGGAACCGCCAACTGTTTTCGTAGaattacaccattttacattcccaccagcaaagtatgagagttctgatttttccacattctctccaacacttgttatctgatTTTTT
Coding sequences within it:
- the TRIM2 gene encoding tripartite motif-containing protein 2 isoform X5; translation: MRQRAGSKTAGPPCQWSRMASEATNIPSPVVRQIDKQFLICSICLERYKNPKVLPCLHTFCERCLQNYIPAHSLTLSCPVCRQTSILPEKGVAALQNNFFITNLMDVLQRTPGSNAEESSILETVTAVAAGKPLSCPNHDGNVSERMAGTAWAEGLLDLGRLWSIRGYIH